The following are from one region of the Natrinema sp. HArc-T2 genome:
- a CDS encoding metallophosphoesterase: MTTGNFALDDAVSFDHRHIDLENRDDVYIIGDVHGCLGALEELLETLDLDGNDLAVFVGDLVRKGPESKAVLDRVRRSPRLLSVKGNNEQKLIDGEKSLPSLDLADQQYLESLPTAISWDGGLVVHGGVDPNRQLSEHATEDLLTMRAPDGDGYDGPFWFETYEGPPRVFFGHTVLDTPIDQEWSVGLDTGCVYGGELTAYDVRRDRFHSVSGPDHVDRSAAKIVALGDS; the protein is encoded by the coding sequence GTGACGACCGGGAACTTCGCGCTCGACGACGCGGTATCGTTCGACCACCGACATATCGACCTCGAGAACCGGGACGACGTCTACATCATCGGTGACGTTCACGGCTGTCTCGGTGCGCTCGAGGAGCTCCTAGAGACGCTCGACCTCGACGGCAACGACCTCGCCGTGTTCGTCGGGGATCTGGTTCGAAAGGGGCCCGAAAGCAAGGCTGTGCTCGATCGCGTCAGGCGGTCGCCACGGCTGTTGTCGGTGAAGGGGAACAACGAGCAGAAGCTCATCGACGGGGAGAAGTCGCTGCCGTCGCTCGATCTGGCCGACCAGCAGTACCTGGAGTCACTGCCGACGGCGATCTCGTGGGACGGTGGCCTCGTCGTCCACGGCGGCGTCGATCCGAACCGACAGCTATCGGAACACGCCACTGAGGACCTGTTGACGATGCGAGCGCCGGACGGCGACGGTTATGACGGTCCCTTCTGGTTCGAGACCTACGAGGGGCCGCCACGGGTCTTTTTCGGGCACACCGTCCTCGACACGCCGATCGATCAGGAGTGGTCGGTCGGCCTCGATACCGGCTGTGTCTACGGCGGGGAACTTACCGCGTACGACGTTCGACGCGATCGCTTCCACAGCGTCTCCGGCCCCGATCACGTCGACCGCTCGGCCGCGAAGATCGTCGCGCTTGGCGATAGCTGA
- the ppk1 gene encoding polyphosphate kinase 1, giving the protein MSDGNTTENDEERVESDDQWHDSVADGGDAFAFRSMLGETTEDGDSSTSDQSTDGNAVDGMLPADSESAARLDPVEDGGLDGSADADPMAADEVESAALDATTAGDGTESDTASQTVDLSEPAYYLNRELSELAFQRRVLHEVLDDDNPLLERVKFLAIVTTNLDEFFRKRVGGLKQQIAAGITEETPDGRTPREQWVDSLEEARPLFERQAECYHEEIRPALAEEGIHIVDYDDLTTAERQHLREYFESSVLPTLTPLTFDPAHPFPFISNQSLSLAVLTRERPTAELTFSRVKIPRNQLRFVHLGDDTRYVLLEDIVRANLELLFPDVEIVDTALFRVTRNAEVRRNEEVAEDLIEMIEEVIEERRFATAVRLEIERDAPEAVREILTRELDLDEREVFELDGPLDYRDFAELTELDRPDLKLPSWSPQPHSRLKRADDGMTVFDVISNDDVLVHHPYHSFEGTVQRFLEAAANDPDVLAIKAAIYRTASDSQIIESLLEAARNGKQVAVMVELKARFDEENNLEWAKKLEEEGIHVAYGTIGYKTHTKTSLVVREEADGVRLYSHVGTGNYHSETAKHYEDLGLLTADRDVGQDLVKLFNYFTGHSMHRDYRKLLIAPGNMRDRFVELIRAEADRARNGEDARIIAKMNRLEDPDIVRELYEASMAGVDIDLIVRDICRLRPDLEGISETIDVYSIVGRFLEHSRIFYFRAGGEDRYYIGSADWMTRNLDNRVEAITPIDDPQLKARLETILETLLSDDQNRWVMRSDGSYERCNSDTDGSTTNVHETFMRAVRGDGRTDPR; this is encoded by the coding sequence ATGAGCGATGGAAACACGACCGAGAACGATGAGGAGAGGGTGGAATCGGACGACCAATGGCATGACTCGGTGGCCGACGGTGGAGATGCGTTTGCGTTTCGGTCGATGCTGGGTGAGACGACCGAAGACGGCGACTCGAGTACATCCGACCAGTCGACGGACGGGAACGCTGTAGACGGGATGCTCCCCGCCGACAGCGAATCGGCTGCACGCCTTGATCCAGTCGAGGACGGGGGACTCGATGGATCTGCCGACGCCGACCCGATGGCAGCCGACGAAGTCGAATCAGCAGCGCTCGACGCGACGACCGCAGGCGACGGCACGGAGTCCGACACCGCGAGTCAGACCGTCGATCTCTCGGAGCCGGCGTACTATCTGAACCGCGAACTCAGCGAACTCGCCTTTCAGCGGCGCGTCCTCCACGAGGTACTCGACGACGACAACCCGCTACTAGAGCGTGTGAAGTTCCTCGCGATCGTCACGACGAACCTCGACGAGTTCTTCCGCAAGCGCGTCGGCGGCCTGAAACAGCAGATCGCGGCCGGTATCACCGAGGAGACACCCGACGGACGCACGCCCCGCGAGCAGTGGGTCGACTCTCTCGAGGAGGCCCGACCGCTGTTCGAGCGCCAAGCCGAGTGTTATCACGAGGAGATCCGGCCCGCACTGGCGGAGGAAGGAATTCACATCGTCGACTACGACGACCTCACCACTGCCGAACGCCAACACCTACGCGAGTACTTCGAGAGTTCAGTCCTGCCGACGCTGACGCCGCTGACGTTCGATCCGGCACATCCGTTCCCGTTTATCTCGAATCAGAGTCTCTCGCTGGCGGTCCTGACGCGGGAACGACCCACCGCCGAACTCACCTTCTCGCGGGTGAAGATTCCACGCAACCAGCTTCGATTCGTCCACCTGGGCGACGACACGCGGTACGTGCTGCTCGAGGACATCGTCCGGGCGAACCTCGAGTTGCTCTTCCCGGACGTCGAGATCGTCGACACCGCGCTGTTCCGGGTCACGCGCAACGCGGAGGTCCGGCGTAACGAGGAGGTCGCCGAGGACCTGATCGAGATGATCGAAGAGGTCATCGAGGAGCGACGCTTTGCAACCGCCGTCCGGCTCGAGATCGAACGCGACGCACCCGAGGCGGTCCGCGAGATCCTGACCCGCGAACTCGATCTCGACGAGCGGGAAGTGTTCGAACTCGACGGCCCGCTCGACTATCGGGACTTCGCGGAGCTGACGGAACTCGACCGCCCGGACCTGAAACTTCCTTCGTGGTCACCACAGCCCCATTCACGGCTCAAGCGGGCCGACGACGGAATGACCGTCTTCGACGTGATCAGCAACGACGACGTGCTCGTCCACCACCCCTACCACTCTTTCGAGGGGACCGTCCAGCGATTCCTCGAGGCTGCAGCTAACGATCCCGACGTACTCGCGATCAAGGCAGCGATCTACCGGACCGCCAGTGACTCACAGATCATCGAGAGCTTGCTCGAGGCCGCGCGCAACGGCAAGCAGGTCGCCGTCATGGTCGAACTCAAAGCCCGCTTCGACGAAGAGAACAACCTCGAGTGGGCAAAGAAACTCGAGGAAGAAGGGATCCACGTCGCCTACGGGACGATCGGCTACAAGACCCATACGAAGACGTCACTGGTCGTCCGTGAGGAAGCCGACGGGGTGCGACTGTACTCCCACGTCGGCACCGGGAACTACCACTCAGAGACCGCAAAGCACTACGAGGATCTCGGGCTGTTGACGGCCGATCGAGACGTTGGGCAGGACCTCGTCAAGCTATTCAACTACTTTACGGGCCACTCGATGCATCGCGACTACCGGAAACTGCTCATCGCGCCGGGGAACATGCGCGATCGCTTCGTCGAGCTCATCCGGGCTGAAGCCGACCGTGCCCGCAACGGCGAGGACGCTCGTATCATCGCCAAGATGAACCGACTCGAGGATCCCGACATCGTCCGCGAACTCTACGAGGCGTCGATGGCCGGTGTCGATATCGATCTCATCGTCCGCGACATCTGCCGGCTTCGGCCCGATCTCGAGGGGATCAGCGAGACGATCGACGTTTACAGCATCGTCGGTCGCTTTCTCGAACACTCACGGATCTTCTACTTCCGGGCTGGCGGCGAGGACCGATACTACATCGGCTCGGCCGACTGGATGACGCGCAACCTCGACAACCGAGTCGAGGCGATCACGCCGATCGACGATCCACAGCTCAAAGCGCGGCTCGAGACGATCCTCGAGACGCTGCTGTCGGACGACCAGAACCGGTGGGTGATGCGCTCGGACGGGAGCTACGAGCGATGTAACTCGGACACGGATGGATCGACCACGAACGTTCACGAAACGTTCATGCGTGCTGTGCGAGGTGACGGTCGAACCGATCCCCGGTAG
- a CDS encoding PhoU domain-containing protein, giving the protein METRKVQMTGGSTYTVSLPKTWATENDVSSGTTVEFYPEGDELLLTPERETRRQEGSLDVSGLEDEQLMRAVMTMYVSGFDVISLEAGRITTDQRSAIRDATQRLVGVEVLKETNDSVVIQDLLDSAELSIVNAVTRMRLIAQSMLEDAVRALVENDDDIARDVIERDDDVDRLWLVVSRIFRATLRSPRAVEELGVSREDCFDFHSSARQLERIADHAVKISDIALKLDDLPADVADAIHGLHAETESVCEQSMDALFAEDADEANRLGHDALAAVVDIDEHTRRIDDKLRDLEPAQAQSLGLIVDSLSRSADYGGNIAETALQKAAPRP; this is encoded by the coding sequence ATGGAGACGCGAAAGGTCCAGATGACTGGTGGGTCGACGTATACCGTTTCGCTGCCGAAAACGTGGGCGACCGAGAACGACGTCAGCAGTGGGACGACAGTCGAGTTCTATCCTGAAGGCGACGAACTGCTCTTGACTCCCGAGCGAGAAACACGACGACAGGAGGGGTCGCTCGACGTCTCCGGACTCGAGGACGAACAGCTGATGCGGGCCGTGATGACGATGTACGTCAGCGGCTTCGACGTCATCTCGCTCGAGGCGGGCCGGATCACGACCGACCAGCGCAGCGCGATTCGCGACGCGACCCAGCGCCTCGTCGGCGTCGAAGTGCTCAAAGAGACCAACGACAGCGTCGTGATTCAGGACTTGCTCGATTCTGCCGAACTCTCGATCGTCAATGCGGTCACTCGGATGCGGCTGATCGCTCAGTCGATGCTCGAAGACGCCGTCCGGGCGCTCGTCGAGAACGACGACGACATCGCCCGTGACGTGATCGAGCGCGACGACGACGTCGACCGGCTCTGGCTCGTCGTCTCGCGGATCTTTCGCGCGACGCTTCGTTCGCCACGGGCCGTCGAGGAACTGGGTGTCTCGCGCGAGGATTGTTTTGACTTCCACTCGAGTGCCCGCCAACTCGAGCGGATCGCCGACCACGCCGTCAAGATCAGCGATATCGCGCTCAAACTCGACGACCTCCCGGCAGATGTCGCCGACGCGATTCACGGCCTCCACGCCGAAACCGAGAGCGTCTGCGAACAGTCGATGGACGCGCTGTTCGCCGAAGACGCCGACGAGGCCAACCGACTCGGCCACGACGCCCTCGCGGCCGTCGTCGATATCGACGAACACACCCGCAGAATCGACGACAAACTCCGCGATCTCGAGCCGGCACAGGCCCAGTCGCTGGGACTGATCGTCGACTCGCTGTCTCGAAGCGCCGACTACGGCGGCAACATCGCCGAGACGGCACTCCAGAAGGCCGCACCGCGACCCTGA
- a CDS encoding 30S ribosomal protein S8e, whose translation MQDQGRSTRKRTGGRLKNVRKRRKDELGRLPTETQVGEPRFRTVDVRGNDTKTRALATDVASVNKGDETVSAEIEDVVENDANPNYIRRNIITKGAVIETSEGQARVTSRPGQTGQVNAVLVE comes from the coding sequence ATGCAAGATCAGGGACGCTCTACGCGCAAGCGAACCGGCGGTCGACTGAAGAACGTTCGAAAGCGCCGCAAAGACGAACTCGGTCGGCTGCCGACCGAAACGCAGGTCGGCGAGCCACGGTTCCGCACCGTCGACGTTCGCGGCAACGACACGAAGACGCGTGCGCTCGCGACGGACGTCGCAAGCGTCAACAAAGGCGATGAGACGGTCTCCGCGGAGATCGAAGACGTCGTCGAGAACGACGCCAACCCGAACTACATCCGCCGAAACATCATCACGAAGGGTGCCGTCATCGAGACCTCCGAAGGACAGGCACGTGTCACGTCCCGTCCCGGTCAGACTGGTCAGGTCAACGCCGTCCTCGTCGAATAA
- a CDS encoding PQQ-binding-like beta-propeller repeat protein, which yields MSEKVADRQDATSDRKDETADGPRLSRRQLLCTAGTAGTVGLAGCSDRAYRSRPECSPITAAMNTDGYVPLPADDDISMFRRGLRRYGYYPDETVPSSVRVDWSMPVNRIGHTAAKSTPRPTPDGETILIAGDTGTIHAVRPTGETRWTLETGAGRSLGFHATPAIVGDTAYIGGYDGELYAVDIPSGELIWQTRLREFGGAIAIGSSPAYVDGNLYLVAEYKNPAKGALWEVDAETGTPTWSDDRIWGMPHPSPAIDCEAGKLVTGSNDGVVYCWEFPSLEFAWSFQAGGEGGPDGKSMASGRFTLGAQIKGTTPVYDGAAFVGSWDGRFYRLDLEDGSEEWSVDTGEVIMSNPAIDPDQGIVYVGGDDRRVRALDAATGDERWSAYVGGHVIGSITATADTILVGSYDRYLYALDRATGERRWRIRNRGHVTSGAIPHDGRLYYAERGVFENYYNEDEETVLEKPGRAYCLVPDE from the coding sequence GTGAGCGAGAAAGTCGCTGACCGTCAGGACGCAACGTCCGATCGGAAGGACGAGACAGCCGACGGTCCGCGGCTCTCTAGACGGCAGCTTCTCTGTACCGCCGGCACTGCTGGCACCGTGGGTCTTGCCGGCTGTTCCGACCGAGCGTATCGCTCGAGACCCGAGTGTTCGCCCATCACTGCCGCGATGAATACGGACGGATACGTCCCGCTTCCGGCGGACGACGACATCTCGATGTTTCGCCGTGGCCTACGCCGGTACGGCTACTATCCCGACGAAACCGTGCCCTCGTCCGTGCGCGTCGACTGGTCGATGCCGGTCAACCGCATCGGCCACACCGCGGCCAAGTCGACGCCGCGACCGACGCCCGACGGCGAGACGATCCTTATCGCCGGCGACACCGGGACGATCCACGCCGTCAGGCCGACCGGTGAGACCCGCTGGACGCTCGAGACGGGTGCTGGTCGCAGCCTCGGCTTTCATGCCACGCCGGCGATCGTCGGCGACACCGCCTACATCGGCGGCTACGACGGGGAGCTTTACGCCGTCGATATCCCCTCTGGCGAACTGATCTGGCAGACCCGACTGCGCGAGTTCGGCGGCGCGATCGCGATCGGCTCGAGTCCCGCCTACGTCGACGGGAACCTCTACCTCGTTGCCGAGTACAAGAACCCCGCCAAGGGTGCACTGTGGGAGGTCGACGCCGAAACCGGGACTCCGACCTGGAGCGACGACCGTATCTGGGGGATGCCCCATCCCTCGCCGGCGATCGACTGCGAGGCCGGCAAGCTCGTCACCGGCTCGAACGACGGCGTCGTCTACTGCTGGGAGTTTCCCTCTCTCGAGTTCGCCTGGTCGTTCCAGGCCGGCGGCGAGGGCGGCCCCGATGGCAAATCGATGGCCAGCGGTCGCTTCACCCTCGGGGCACAGATCAAGGGCACGACCCCGGTCTACGACGGCGCGGCGTTCGTCGGCTCCTGGGACGGGCGCTTTTATCGACTCGATCTTGAAGATGGCAGCGAGGAGTGGTCGGTCGACACCGGCGAGGTCATCATGTCGAATCCGGCGATCGACCCCGATCAGGGCATCGTCTACGTCGGCGGCGACGACCGTCGCGTTCGTGCACTCGATGCTGCGACCGGCGACGAACGTTGGTCGGCGTACGTCGGCGGCCACGTCATCGGCTCGATCACGGCGACCGCCGACACGATCCTCGTCGGCTCGTACGATAGATACCTGTATGCACTCGACAGAGCGACTGGTGAACGCCGCTGGCGGATCCGAAACCGCGGCCACGTGACCAGCGGCGCGATTCCCCACGACGGTCGGCTCTACTATGCCGAGCGCGGCGTCTTCGAGAATTACTACAACGAAGACGAGGAAACCGTGCTCGAGAAGCCCGGCCGCGCCTACTGTTTGGTTCCCGATGAGTGA
- a CDS encoding NADP-dependent malic enzyme, with protein MGLDEDALEYHREDPPGKIEISTTKPTNTQRDLALAYSPGVAAPCLEIDEDETDAYSYTAKGNLVGVVSNGSAVLGLGDIGAQASKPVMEGKGVLFKRFADIDVFDIELDDSDPDKLVEAVKMMEPTFGGINLEDIKAPECFTVEERLREEIDIPVFHDDQHGTAIISGAALLNAADIADKSLDELEVTFSGAGASAIATARFYVSLGVQKENITMCDSTGIITEERAKAGDVNEYKQQFARDVPEGSLADAMAGADVFVGLSAGGIVTQEMVASMADNPIVFAMANPDPEIGYEDAKAARDDNVIMATGRSDYPNQVNNVLGFPFIFRGALDVRATEINEKMKVACAEALAELARQDVPDAVVKAYGDEPLQYGPDYIIPKPVDPRVLFRVAPAIAEAAMESGAARTELDLEEYEEELEARLGKSREMMRVVLNKAKSDPKTIALAEGENEKMIRAAYQIQEQGIALPILIGDEDEIRGTAANLGLDYDPQVADPSVGDYEEYADRLHELRARKGITRSEAGELIERDSNYFGSVMVEQGDADALLSGLSHHYPSALRPPLQVIGTADDVDYAAGVYMLTFKNRVIFIADATVNQAPDEDVLAEVTKQTGKLARRFNVEPRAALLSYSNFGSVDNEGTRKPRKAAAMLQDDPEVDFPVDGEMQADTAVVEDILEGTYGFSELEEPANVLVFPNLESGNIGYKLLQRLGGADAIGPMLVGMDEPVHVLQRGDEVKDIVNLAGVAVVDAQKD; from the coding sequence ATGGGATTAGACGAGGACGCACTGGAGTATCACCGGGAAGACCCCCCAGGCAAGATCGAGATATCGACGACGAAACCGACGAATACGCAGCGTGACCTCGCGCTTGCGTACTCGCCGGGCGTCGCTGCGCCGTGTCTCGAGATCGACGAGGACGAAACTGACGCCTACAGTTACACGGCGAAGGGCAACCTCGTCGGCGTCGTCTCGAACGGGTCGGCCGTGCTCGGCCTCGGCGACATCGGCGCACAGGCATCCAAGCCCGTCATGGAAGGGAAAGGCGTCCTGTTCAAGCGGTTTGCTGATATCGACGTCTTCGACATCGAACTCGACGACTCCGACCCCGACAAACTGGTCGAGGCCGTCAAGATGATGGAGCCGACCTTCGGCGGCATCAATCTCGAGGACATCAAAGCCCCCGAGTGTTTCACCGTCGAGGAGCGACTGCGAGAGGAGATCGACATTCCGGTCTTCCACGACGACCAACACGGCACCGCGATCATCTCCGGCGCAGCACTGCTCAACGCCGCCGACATCGCGGATAAGAGCCTCGACGAACTTGAGGTCACGTTCTCGGGCGCGGGCGCGAGTGCGATCGCGACCGCCCGTTTCTACGTCTCGCTTGGCGTCCAGAAAGAGAACATCACGATGTGTGATTCGACGGGGATCATCACCGAAGAACGCGCCAAGGCAGGTGACGTCAACGAGTACAAACAGCAGTTCGCCCGTGACGTCCCCGAAGGCAGTCTCGCGGACGCGATGGCCGGTGCGGACGTCTTCGTCGGCCTCTCGGCCGGCGGCATCGTCACCCAGGAGATGGTCGCGTCGATGGCCGACAACCCGATCGTCTTCGCGATGGCCAACCCCGACCCCGAAATCGGCTACGAGGACGCCAAGGCGGCCCGTGACGACAACGTCATCATGGCCACCGGGCGCTCTGACTACCCCAACCAGGTCAACAACGTGCTCGGGTTCCCCTTCATTTTCCGTGGCGCACTCGACGTCCGCGCCACCGAGATCAACGAGAAAATGAAAGTCGCCTGCGCCGAAGCGCTTGCTGAACTCGCGCGCCAGGATGTGCCCGACGCCGTCGTCAAAGCCTACGGTGACGAGCCACTGCAGTACGGCCCCGACTACATCATCCCCAAGCCCGTCGACCCGCGCGTGCTCTTCCGCGTCGCGCCGGCGATCGCCGAGGCCGCGATGGAATCCGGTGCCGCCCGCACCGAACTCGATCTCGAGGAGTACGAGGAAGAACTCGAGGCCCGCCTCGGCAAGTCGCGCGAGATGATGCGCGTCGTCCTCAACAAGGCCAAGAGCGATCCCAAGACGATCGCGCTCGCAGAGGGCGAAAACGAGAAGATGATTCGGGCGGCCTACCAGATCCAGGAACAGGGAATCGCCCTGCCGATTCTCATCGGCGACGAAGACGAGATCAGGGGAACGGCTGCGAATCTCGGACTCGACTACGATCCGCAGGTCGCCGATCCATCCGTCGGCGACTACGAGGAGTACGCCGACAGACTCCACGAACTCCGCGCGCGGAAGGGAATCACGCGGAGCGAGGCCGGCGAACTCATCGAACGCGACTCGAACTACTTCGGTAGCGTCATGGTCGAACAGGGCGACGCTGATGCCTTGCTGTCCGGGCTCTCCCATCACTACCCGTCGGCGCTTCGCCCACCGTTGCAGGTGATCGGCACCGCTGACGACGTCGACTACGCCGCGGGCGTCTATATGCTGACGTTCAAAAACCGCGTGATCTTCATCGCCGACGCGACGGTCAATCAGGCTCCAGACGAAGACGTGCTCGCCGAGGTCACCAAACAGACCGGGAAACTGGCCCGCCGGTTCAACGTCGAACCCCGCGCGGCCCTGCTCTCGTACTCGAACTTCGGCAGCGTCGACAACGAGGGGACGCGCAAGCCGCGTAAGGCCGCGGCCATGCTCCAGGACGATCCCGAGGTCGACTTCCCCGTCGACGGCGAGATGCAGGCCGACACCGCCGTCGTCGAGGACATCCTCGAGGGCACCTACGGCTTCTCCGAACTCGAAGAGCCCGCGAACGTGCTCGTCTTCCCGAACCTCGAGTCGGGGAACATCGGCTACAAGCTGCTCCAGCGACTCGGCGGTGCGGATGCGATCGGCCCGATGCTGGTTGGCATGGACGAGCCGGTCCACGTCCTCCAGCGCGGCGACGAAGTCAAGGACATCGTGAACCTGGCAGGCGTTGCGGTCGTCGACGCACAGAAAGACTAA
- a CDS encoding phosphopantetheine adenylyltransferase — MDVALGGTFDPVHDGHRRLFERAFELGDVTVGLTSDELAPKTRDSDRQVRSHDERKERLATELESIATEYDREFEIRKLESPTGIATEAQFDYLVVSPETREGGARINEIRRERGHDPLEVVVVPHVLADDGDIISSTRIVNGEIDEHGSVRDTN; from the coding sequence ATGGACGTCGCGCTTGGTGGGACCTTCGACCCCGTTCACGACGGTCATCGACGACTGTTCGAACGGGCATTCGAACTCGGAGACGTGACGGTCGGGTTGACCAGCGACGAACTCGCGCCGAAGACACGAGACAGCGACCGACAGGTCCGGTCGCACGACGAGCGAAAAGAGCGACTCGCGACCGAACTCGAGTCGATCGCGACCGAGTACGACCGCGAGTTCGAGATTCGCAAACTCGAGTCGCCGACGGGGATCGCAACGGAAGCACAGTTCGACTATCTCGTCGTCTCTCCGGAAACCCGCGAGGGCGGCGCACGGATCAACGAGATCCGCCGCGAGCGCGGCCACGACCCCCTCGAGGTGGTCGTCGTTCCACACGTGCTCGCCGACGACGGCGACATCATCTCGAGTACCCGGATCGTCAACGGCGAGATCGACGAACACGGGTCCGTTCGCGACACCAATTGA
- a CDS encoding transcription initiation factor IIB family protein has protein sequence MHSARDRIEYEPWLEELEAVADRLELSTEARSCATDLFLADVPDSDRSKRAVLAASVYAGSLVAGDGRTQGAVADAADVSRLSIQSRWKELLESAGLEPPRW, from the coding sequence ATGCACAGCGCGCGCGACCGAATCGAGTACGAACCGTGGCTCGAGGAACTCGAGGCCGTCGCCGACCGGCTGGAGCTGTCGACAGAGGCGCGGTCGTGTGCGACCGATCTCTTCCTCGCCGACGTTCCCGACTCCGATCGATCGAAGCGAGCGGTACTGGCAGCAAGCGTGTATGCTGGTTCGCTCGTCGCCGGTGACGGTCGCACACAGGGTGCAGTCGCCGACGCCGCGGACGTCTCTCGACTGTCGATTCAGTCCCGCTGGAAGGAGCTGCTCGAGTCGGCGGGGCTCGAGCCACCGCGCTGGTGA
- the dacZ gene encoding diadenylate cyclase DacZ: MAGLDDVFGDLFASVDAVALFSPSGSYYEQVAAVEDLNVIVVGTENAVGAETFVELPLEFEEITERIRFGLEGALEQDVIEDGDELLCATSVFSDGIDTISRVRADAETHTGIYDLFSKSRAEPEVVKAVLELAIELGQKGQKGKPVGALFVVGDAGKVMNKSRPLSYNPFEKSHVHVGDPIVNVMLKEFSRLDGAFVISDAGKIVSAYRYLEPSAEGVDIPKGLGARHMAGGAITRDTNAIAIVLSESDGLVRAFKGGELILEVDPEAY; the protein is encoded by the coding sequence ATGGCCGGGTTAGACGACGTGTTCGGGGATCTCTTTGCGAGTGTGGATGCCGTGGCCCTCTTTTCGCCGAGCGGCTCCTACTACGAACAGGTCGCAGCCGTCGAGGACCTGAACGTGATCGTCGTCGGCACCGAAAACGCCGTCGGCGCAGAGACGTTCGTCGAGTTACCGCTCGAGTTCGAGGAAATCACCGAGCGGATCCGATTCGGGCTCGAGGGGGCCCTAGAACAGGACGTGATCGAGGACGGCGACGAGCTCCTCTGCGCGACGAGCGTCTTCAGCGATGGGATCGATACGATCTCTCGCGTCCGTGCGGATGCAGAAACCCACACGGGAATCTACGATCTCTTTTCGAAATCCCGCGCCGAACCCGAGGTGGTCAAGGCGGTCCTCGAGCTGGCAATCGAGCTGGGACAGAAAGGGCAGAAGGGCAAACCCGTGGGCGCGCTGTTCGTCGTTGGCGACGCGGGCAAGGTGATGAACAAGTCCCGACCGCTGTCGTACAACCCCTTCGAGAAGTCCCACGTCCACGTCGGCGATCCGATCGTCAACGTCATGCTAAAGGAGTTCTCGCGGCTCGACGGCGCGTTCGTCATCTCGGATGCAGGCAAGATCGTCTCGGCGTATCGCTACTTAGAGCCCTCCGCGGAGGGTGTCGACATTCCGAAGGGACTGGGTGCACGCCACATGGCCGGCGGCGCGATCACGCGGGATACGAACGCGATCGCGATCGTCCTCTCGGAGAGCGACGGGCTCGTCCGAGCGTTCAAGGGCGGTGAACTCATCCTGGAGGTCGACCCGGAGGCGTACTGA
- a CDS encoding mechanosensitive ion channel family protein yields the protein MVAWQSLLNEPAVIAAAVLALGLVVGYLVGRLNEELLSASGVPDAVEGTPFERTAQSLGTSTVEIVARLSSWFIYGIAVLTAIHIARLLDTDAFWLRITEFVPQLFIAVLVLIVGFVVADKSELVVSEYLRGVKLPEVSIIPKLVKYSVLYVAFIIALGQIGVHVLALLILLTVYAVGVVIVGTVAFKDFLASSAAGIYLLLNQPYGIGDRVRIGDQRGIVQEVDLFVTKIEDDSEEYIVPNRKVFEDGIVRIRE from the coding sequence ATGGTAGCGTGGCAGTCGTTGCTCAATGAGCCAGCCGTCATCGCGGCAGCAGTGCTGGCACTCGGGCTCGTCGTCGGTTATCTCGTCGGTCGGCTCAACGAGGAGTTGCTCTCGGCATCGGGCGTCCCGGACGCTGTCGAGGGAACGCCGTTCGAGCGGACCGCCCAGTCGCTTGGCACCTCGACGGTCGAGATCGTCGCCAGGCTGAGTTCCTGGTTCATCTATGGGATTGCGGTGCTGACCGCGATTCACATCGCCAGACTACTGGATACAGACGCCTTCTGGCTCCGGATCACGGAATTCGTCCCACAGCTGTTTATCGCCGTCCTCGTACTCATCGTGGGGTTCGTCGTCGCGGACAAGTCCGAACTGGTCGTCAGCGAGTATCTCCGAGGCGTCAAACTCCCTGAAGTATCGATCATTCCGAAACTGGTCAAATACTCCGTGCTGTACGTCGCTTTCATCATCGCACTGGGCCAGATCGGCGTCCACGTCCTCGCCTTGCTGATCTTGCTGACAGTCTATGCCGTCGGCGTCGTCATCGTCGGCACCGTTGCCTTCAAGGATTTCCTCGCCTCGAGCGCAGCCGGCATCTACCTGCTGCTCAACCAGCCCTACGGAATCGGTGACCGGGTCCGAATCGGCGACCAGCGCGGGATCGTCCAGGAAGTCGATCTGTTCGTCACCAAGATCGAAGACGACTCCGAGGAGTATATCGTTCCGAATCGCAAGGTCTTCGAGGACGGGATCGTCCGTATTCGGGAGTGA